From the genome of Candidatus Flexicrinis proximus:
CAGACCCAGCCCGACCCAAACCGCCGCTTAGCCGTCCAGTGTCCTGCCTGCGGCGGCGTATTGTCTGTGGTTCTATCTTTTCCTTCGCGGTAAGATGAAACGATTACGTTTGGAAGGGGATACTATGCGCGGATGCATCGCGTTCTTCCTGTTCATATTTATCGTCGGACCGGCATTGTTTACGTTCGAGCTTGCAGCGAGCGCAAGCACCTGGCTGTTCAGCCGGGACTTCTACAGCGATGTGCTTGCCACGCCGGAGGTCTACAGCGTGATGCTTGGCGGACTCGTTGACACGCTCGGCGCGAACGGGACCGCGGCGATGAGCGAGAGCGAATTTGAGCAGCTGTCGGCCTCGGTCAACACCGAAGAATGGCGCGCGGCCGTGAGTTCTTCGGTCAGCCAGGTATTCGATGCGCTGGAGGGAAAATCAGACCACTTTACGATTACCCTTCCTCTGGCTCCGCTTAAAGCCCTGCTGGGGAGCAGTGCCGGTGAGCAGTTCATCCGGCTCTACGCACAGCGGCTGGAACCGTGTGTTGGCGGCCAGGAACCGACTGAAAGCCCCGATCAGTTCACCAATTTTCCGCTGCCCGTCTGCGCGCCCCAGAACCTTGGACGCGAGGCCTATGTCAGCGACCTGGTAGAACGTTTGCCCTCGATTATGGCGAATATGCCGCCGTCGATGACGTTCTCAAGCACCATCGATCCCACGCTTACTGGCGGGTTTGTCCAGGGTACTGGATTTGGAGGGGTCAGCAGTGCGGTGACGGCGGTGGTGGCTGTCCTCGGCGTGATTGCGGTCGGCTCGTGGTTTGTGACGGGGCTGATCGGCTCAGGATCGGCGCGCGGCCGGCTGTTCTGGCTAGGCATTACGCTGGTGCTGCCTTCCGCTATTGTGCTCTTGCTTGGGTTCGGGGTGACTGCCGCGTCGGCGGCACTCCTCAGCGATCCCGCGGCGTGGACTCTCGATTCGAACGGGCCGATTTCGCGCGCGCTCTACGAGGCGATATTTGGCGGCGCGAACCGCATATCGATATCCTTCCTGGCGGCCGGTGGAATTCCTTTGATTGCCGGCGCGCTGCTGACGGTCTTGGGGATCATTGTTCCCGGACGCCGCGACGACCGGCTTCAACGCGATCTTTACAACAATCCCACGGCGCAGTTCGCCGACAAACCGAAGAATGACTTCGAGGTTTTCAATAAGCCCAAGAACGACGCCAAACCCAAAAACGACGACAGCATTATCAGACCGCTATAGACGACGCCAGACTGCGCGATGAGAAAGGCCCGATGAGCCAACAGCCCGAACGCACCGTGTCTAAAAGAGAAGCATGGATACGCGCCACGCGGCCGCGCGTGTTCACCGCCGCCTATGTGCCGATGGGGGTCGCTTTCGCCGCTGCTGTGAGAGACGGCGTATTCCAGGTTATCCCGTTTGTGCTCGCCCTGATCGGTGTCATGCTGCTGCAAACCGCGGCGAATCTGGTCAACGAATATTACGACTTCAAGCGCGGCGCGGATGAACTGAAAGTCGCCGGGCAAGGGATGGCCATCAAGCACTTCGGCCTGACGCCACGCGAGGTCGGGATCGGCGCGCTGCTGACGCTGATTGGCGGCTGTCTGATCGGACTGTTTCTGGTGACCCAAAGCGGGCCGGCGCTGCTATGGATCGGTATGGCAGGGGCACTGGTCGCGGTGACCTACACTGCCGGCCCGTTCCCACTGGCCTACAACGGATTGGGGGAACTCGCCGCGGGCGTATTTATGGGGCCGCTGATCGTGGTGGGCGCCTATTATGTGATGTCAAGAGGGCAGGTCGCGCCGGATCTGTGGCTGATCTCACTGCCGGTGGCGCTGATGGTCGCGGCAATCCTGCACGCCAATAACCTGCGCGACCTGGAGGCGGACCGGGCGGTCAATAAACGCACGCTGGCAGTACTGCTCGGCAGAGGCGCGGCGCGAGTCGAATATATGCTGCTGGTCGGCGGCGCGTATGTCGCGCTGGCAGGGCTGGTGGTGTTCGGCGCCGTGCCGGTGGCGACGCTGGTGGCGGCGCTGACGCTGCCGGAAGCGAGAACGCTCATCCACATCTTTAATACCGAGACCGATGCGGCTACACTGCATCCCGCGCAAGGGCGCACCGCGCGGCTCCACGGGCGCTTCGGGCTGCTGCTGGTGGCGGGCTGGCTGCTCTGGCTGCTGCTCGACGCGCTGATTTAGGGCGCTGCCCCTGCGTTTACGCAGGTTGACAGGCGTCCATACGTTTGCGTCCGTTATCGTGGAATACACCTATGCTCACTCCGCTACAGATTTACCCACTTCGTGCCGCGGTTCAGACCGATCGGTTTGACCTGTTAGGCGCCCTTGACGAT
Proteins encoded in this window:
- the menA gene encoding 1,4-dihydroxy-2-naphthoate octaprenyltransferase codes for the protein MSQQPERTVSKREAWIRATRPRVFTAAYVPMGVAFAAAVRDGVFQVIPFVLALIGVMLLQTAANLVNEYYDFKRGADELKVAGQGMAIKHFGLTPREVGIGALLTLIGGCLIGLFLVTQSGPALLWIGMAGALVAVTYTAGPFPLAYNGLGELAAGVFMGPLIVVGAYYVMSRGQVAPDLWLISLPVALMVAAILHANNLRDLEADRAVNKRTLAVLLGRGAARVEYMLLVGGAYVALAGLVVFGAVPVATLVAALTLPEARTLIHIFNTETDAATLHPAQGRTARLHGRFGLLLVAGWLLWLLLDALI